From Camelina sativa cultivar DH55 chromosome 7, Cs, whole genome shotgun sequence, one genomic window encodes:
- the LOC104702339 gene encoding defensin-like protein 1, producing the protein MHKNKIVIIIMAKFASIITLIFAALVLFAAFEAPSMVEAQKLCERPSGTWSGVCGNNNACKNQCINLEGARHGSCNYKFPAHRCICYFPC; encoded by the exons atgcataaaaacaaaatagtgatAATCATCATGGCTAAGTTTGCTTCCATTATCACCCTTATCTTCGCTGCTCTTGTTCTCTTTGCTGCTTTTG AAGCACCGTCAATGGTGGAAGCACAGAAGTTGTGCGAGAGGCCAAGTGGGACATGGTCAGGAGTTTGCGGAAACAATAATGCTTGCAAGAATCAGTGCATTAATCTTGAAGGAGCACGTCATGGTTCTTGCAACTATAAATTCCCAGCTCACCGATGTATCTGTTACTTCCCATGTTAA